DNA from Metabacillus flavus:
GCGGAGTGTATTTGAGGTGAAAAAAGCCTTTCCGGATAAGCTGGTTATGGCAGATATGAAGGTCATGGATAACGCTGTTTATGAATCAAAGCTCGCATATGACGCAGGTGCTGACATCCTTACTGTTATGGGGGCAGCGCCGGGAGAAACAATTGAAATTTGCATCAATGAAGCGGCAAAACGAGGCAGGACGGTTATGATCGATTTACTGAACACGGATTTGGAGAAATTAAAAAAAATTGTAAACTATCCTGCCGTCTTTTGTGTCCATACAAGCAAGGATTTGCAGGAAAGCGGAAAGGGAAGCCATGTATTTGAGGTGCTGCCTTTCTTGAAGGAGATGGGAGTGCGAACTGCGGCAGCAGGGGGATTGGGGTCGAAAGTATTCCCTCCCTGCAAAAATCCGGAGTCCAAATCATTATTGCCGGCTCTAGTATCACGAAGGCGGCCGATCCTGCAATGGCTGCCGCCGATCTAAAAGCAGCCTGTATGAAAGGAATGAGCAGCATTGAATTTTAATGGAATCATCGAGGAAGTCTCCTCCGTCCTCCAACAAACAGACAGGCAATCTGCAGAAAAAGCATTGGAAAGGATCTACAGGGCAAAACGGATTTTTGTAGCCGGGGAAGGGCGCTCCGGTCTCATGGCCAAATCATTTGCTATGAGGCTCATGCACCTTGGTCTAATCGTTTATGTCATCGGCGAAACGACCACTCCTTCTGTACAAAAGGAAGATTTGCTTATTCTTGTATCCGGCTCCGGAAAAACGAAAAGCGTGGAATGGCTTTCTGTAAAAGCAAAAGAGCAGGGGACAGAGCTGCTCGTTTTTACAGCGAATGCAGATACATTGCTTGCACAGAACGCCGGAGAAGAGTCGGTTGTGATCGTGCCGGCGGCTACGAAATACAGGAAGCCGGGAGAAAAGATGAGCATCCAGCCGCTCGGATCCCTTTTCGATCAGAGTATCCATTTGCTGTTTGACTGGATTTGCCTGAGCCTGTCTGAACGGAAGAGCCTCGATCATGATCAGGTTTTGGGGATGCATAGCAACATGGAATAGTGAGAAATCCAATTGAAAGAGCCTGGGAGAATTCCCAGGCTCTTTGGCGTTTCAATCTTCATTTTTCGCAGTACTCCTGCAGTTGCTCGATCCTTATCTTCATTATTTTTTGGACGATCCGTGCTGCATTTCTTTTGTCTGTTCAGTCGATTTTCCCTCAATAAGGGGTACATAAATGCGCTCATCCTCAACGGGTTCATTGGAGATGAGTTTCAGCAGTATGTAACTAGTTATAAAGAATCGTTTACCGAAACGTTTCACTGAAAACTCAATCCTGTAATTTTTATTCAGGTTAAAAATTCAGAAAATTGGGTATGTAATACCAATGGCTTACAAACCTGATCCATGACAGAAGGGAGAGAAGGTATTCGGATGAAGAAGGTATCGATATGGATGATGAGCGTTATGCTTATGACTGCCGTGCTTACAGGCTGTGCCGATAAGGAAAAAGGCGAAGACGGCTTGGAGCTTGTGCATAAGGGAGAGTTTATCTTTGCCGCTTCCGGAGAATTCAAGCCATTTAGTTATGTCAGAAACGATATGACAATGACAGGCTTTGATGTGGAAGTTGGAAAGGCAATTGCAAAAGAGCTGGGGCTAAAGCCGGTTGAGAAACGGATTAAATTTAAAGGAATTGTAGAAGGGGTTAAAACAGGAAGAGCCGATGTGGCGGTTGCGAGCCACACGATCAATGATCAGCGGGCAAAGTATGTTCGTTTTTCCACTCCCTACTATTATTCTGGACCTCAAATTTTCACAAGAGAGGACAGCGATATTAAAACAACTGCTGATCTGAAAGGAAAAGAGGTTGCCGCAGCAAAAGGATCTACATACGCTGATACAGCGAAGCAGTACACGGGGAACGTGAAAATATATGATAGTGACATAACAGCCCTGAAGGCACTTAGTGAAGGACGTCATGACGCCGTTATTACTGATTTTGTAACCGGCAGAAGCGCTGCAAATGAAGGCTTTAAAATTAAGGGCCAGCAGCTGATTGAACGGAGTGCCCAGGCAGTGGTCATCCCCGAGGACAATCCGCTGATGGAGAAAAAAGTGAACGAAGCGCTTGAAAACCTGCGCAAGGATGGAACATTAGCGAAAATCAGCATTGAATATTTCGGGGAAGACATTACAAAAGAAGAAGCAACGGAAAAACCAAAAAAATAATAAAGAGAGGGAGTCGGATCATTGCCTAGTTTGCCGCACTTTTTTCAAGTATTCGGAGAAAGCTATGATGTTTTTTTAAAGGCCATGCTGCTCACTCTGCAGCTCACGGTTGTATCCATTATCATCGGGATTTTTATCGGTTTGTTTTTTGCACTATTAAAAATTTCCAATATAAAGCCGCTGGGGTACATATCGGATGCGTATATTTATCTGGTTCGCGGAACACCGCTCATCGTTCAAATTTTTATTCTGTATTTTGGGATTAGCGGTATCTTTTTAATTCCGGATTTCTGGGCCGCATCGCTAGCGCTTGCCTTTCATAATGGTGCTTACATCGCCGAAATTTTCAGGGGTACCATTCAATCAATCGACAAAGGGCAAATGGAAGCGGGACGGTCTCTTGGAATGACCCGGTCGCTTGCCATGCGCAGAATTGTACTGCCGCAGGCATTCCGCCGCGCACTGCCGCCGCTCGGGAACCAATTTATTATCGGATTAAAAGATTCGTCCCTGGCCGCCTTCATTTCAATGAATGAATTATTTAACGTAGCGACAACGCTCGGGTCGAACAACTTTGATGAAATGACATATTTATTGATTGTCGCAGTTTATTACTTAATTGTCGTGGCAATTTTGACGATAGCTGTCAACCTGATCGAGAAAAAACTGGCCGTCAGTGACCGGTAGAAGGAGGCAACCATGGAAAGAGAAATGATAAAAGTGGAGAAATTGAATAAATCGTTCGGAGATCTTCATGTTTTAAAAGATATAGATATGACAGTGTATGAGAGTGAAGTGGTCTGCCTGATCGGCGCCAGCGGTTCGGGGAAAAGCACCTTGCTGCGCTGCCTGAATTTTTTAGAGAAGCGCGATAATGGAAAGATAGTCATTGAAGGTGAGGAAGTAACAAAGGAATCACATGATATCAATGAGGTCCGCCAAAAAGTCGGAATGGTATTTCAGCATTTTCACCTTTTTCCTCACAAGACAGTGCTTGGAAACGTAATAGAAGCACCGCTTATGGTGAAAAAAATGAAAAAAGAGCAGGCCGTTCAGCTAGGCAAAGACCTTTTGAAAAAAGTAGGGCTTGAGGACAAGGCGGACGTTTATCCAAGCAAGCTTTCCGGTGGACAAAAGCAGCGTGTAGCTATTGCAAGGGCGCTCGCCATGGAGCCGGACATTATGCTGTTTGATGAACCGACCTCTGCATTGGATCCTGAGCTTGTAGGCGAAGTGCTCGAAACGATGAAACAGCTCGCTGAGGAAGGAAAAACGATGATTGTCGTTACTCATGAGATGGGATTTGCACGCGAGGTGGCCGATTCTATCGTCTATATGCACGAAGGACGGATTGTGGAGAAAGGAACGCCGGATGAGTTCTTTGACAACCCGAAAGAAGAGCGTTCGAAGGAATTTTTGATGTCGACGACGTTTAAATAATGATTGGAAGAAGCTTGAGGTGAGAGCCTCAAGCTTCTTTTTTATAAGATCTGCAGTCCATTCTCTCCATAAAAAATGGGCGGACAATCAACTTGGATTGTCCGCCCATTTTAGGTTCATTATACTTCCAGTGTATGCGGCGGCTCGCCTTTTTTATTCATCAGTCTGATATGATCCGGAGTAATTTTCAAAATAATGTAGTTATCATCATGAGGGCCGTCAAACCACATCTTCATATTGTCATCCCATAAACGCTGTTTAAGCTCCTCTGATTTCTCAATTGAAGCCTTGCCTTCAATTTCTACGTACGTATCACCAAAACCTTCTCCATCATAACCAAGAAGGATATGAACATTCGGGTTCTCGTCAACTTCTTCCACTTTATGAGTTTCGATATCAGTAGGAGTATAAAGCGTTAGATTCTCATTGAAAAATGTCATATAGCGGGAATGCGGCTTACCGTTCTTAACCGTAGCAAGAGTCCCGATTTTATTTTGGTCGATTAATTTTACGATTTGTTCTCTTAGTTCTTGCTGATCCATGATTATTTCATCCTTTCCATTGAGTAGCTTACTTTAGATTTACCCTTAATAGTTTGAGTTTAAAACCATGGAATGTTCTGCAATTCTATCTGGTTGACAGAAGGGGAGGAGTGAGATAAAATAAACCTCGAAGTCGAGATACTTTAATAAAAAATATATAGTCCCATAATATTTGAAGGAGAGATAAATAATGGCAAACATTCTATATGTAAAAGCAAATCCAAAAGGTGACGAAATGTCATTCTCAGCACGTGTAGCTAACACGTTCTTAGATGCTTATCAAACAGAAAACCCAGGAGATAAAGTGGAAACACTTGATCTTTACAATACAGATCTTCCAATGATCGACGCTGACGTTCTTGGCGGCTGGGGCAAACTTGCTGCAGGACAGGAGCTAACAGATGCCGAGAAAGCAAAAATCACCCGCCTTTCTCAGCTTGTAGATCAATTCCTTGAAGCAGACAAAGTGGTATTTTCTGCCCCAATGTGGAACTTTGGCTTCCCTCCATTGATGAAAGCTTACATCGATGCAATCGCAGTAGCAGGAAAAACTTTCAAATACACTGAAAATGGTCCAGTGGGACTTTCCGGCGACAAAAAAGTAGTTCTAATTGAAGCACGCGGCGGCGTTTACTCTGAAGGACCGGCGCAATCCATGGAACACACTGAAAGCTATTTCCGTGCAGTAATGAGCTTCCTTGGCATCAATGATGTTGCAGTGGTTCTTGCTGAAGGAATGGCTGCAGACCCAGCAGCAGCAGATGCAATCTTCGGAAAATCTGTAGAAAAAGCAAAAGAAGCAGCTCTAAGCTTCTAAATAATCTTTCAAAAACCGTCCGCTCTTACCAGCGGGCGGTTTTTTTGATTTGAGGATGGCGAATTTTAACAAGAGGCAAATAATTGCCGGGAGTTAAATATCTTGCAGGAGACAACTTTCAATTTAACCAACCTGGATGAACATGAGACGCATCTAACGGATTGCCAGCAGAAATTTAAATACCAGCAATTCAACAAAAAAAGCTGAAAAATCGCTAATTCTCCGTCTGAGCCCTTAAACAAATCTTTACTCATCCTGAATTTAGGGTATAAGCACATTGAGTAAGTGTATAGTCCCCATGGAACAGTCTAAAACTAATCTCACGCGAGGTGAAGGAATTGATTAAGAATCGAGGAATTTTGACAGCATTAGCAGGAATAGGGATTGCGCAAGGATTGAAAATATTTGGCCATAAGAGGCTGACTGGCAAGTGGGATTGGCGCCCAATGTTTACAACGGGCGGGATGCCGAGTTCTCACTCTGCAGGAGTATCATCTCTTGCTACATATGTAGCGGCTAAGAATGGGAGTTCTTCAATCGAAACCGCTCTGGCTGTTGTTTTTGGGATTATTGTGATGTATGATGCGCAAGGAATCAGAAGGCATACGGGAGAGATTGCTGCACTCGTGAATGATATTGATGCGGATATCGAGCTTCTTTCAGGGCATTTTCCAGGTCTGGGCCATGTAAAACAAAAAGAAGAATTGAAGGAGCTTTTGGGTCATCAGCCTGAAGAGGTG
Protein-coding regions in this window:
- a CDS encoding orotidine 5'-phosphate decarboxylase / HUMPS family protein, yielding MELQLALDRLSLEDAIDFARRTDFFTDYVEVGTSLIKEFGMRSVFEVKKAFPDKLVMADMKVMDNAVYESKLAYDAGADILTVMGAAPGETIEICINEAAKRGRTVMIDLLNTDLEKLKKIVNYPAVFCVHTSKDLQESGKGSHVFEVLPFLKEMGVRTAAAGGLGSKVFPPCKNPESKSLLPALVSRRRPILQWLPPI
- the hxlB gene encoding 6-phospho-3-hexuloisomerase yields the protein MNFNGIIEEVSSVLQQTDRQSAEKALERIYRAKRIFVAGEGRSGLMAKSFAMRLMHLGLIVYVIGETTTPSVQKEDLLILVSGSGKTKSVEWLSVKAKEQGTELLVFTANADTLLAQNAGEESVVIVPAATKYRKPGEKMSIQPLGSLFDQSIHLLFDWICLSLSERKSLDHDQVLGMHSNME
- a CDS encoding transporter substrate-binding domain-containing protein, with the protein product MKKVSIWMMSVMLMTAVLTGCADKEKGEDGLELVHKGEFIFAASGEFKPFSYVRNDMTMTGFDVEVGKAIAKELGLKPVEKRIKFKGIVEGVKTGRADVAVASHTINDQRAKYVRFSTPYYYSGPQIFTREDSDIKTTADLKGKEVAAAKGSTYADTAKQYTGNVKIYDSDITALKALSEGRHDAVITDFVTGRSAANEGFKIKGQQLIERSAQAVVIPEDNPLMEKKVNEALENLRKDGTLAKISIEYFGEDITKEEATEKPKK
- a CDS encoding amino acid ABC transporter permease, yielding MPSLPHFFQVFGESYDVFLKAMLLTLQLTVVSIIIGIFIGLFFALLKISNIKPLGYISDAYIYLVRGTPLIVQIFILYFGISGIFLIPDFWAASLALAFHNGAYIAEIFRGTIQSIDKGQMEAGRSLGMTRSLAMRRIVLPQAFRRALPPLGNQFIIGLKDSSLAAFISMNELFNVATTLGSNNFDEMTYLLIVAVYYLIVVAILTIAVNLIEKKLAVSDR
- a CDS encoding amino acid ABC transporter ATP-binding protein, whose product is MEREMIKVEKLNKSFGDLHVLKDIDMTVYESEVVCLIGASGSGKSTLLRCLNFLEKRDNGKIVIEGEEVTKESHDINEVRQKVGMVFQHFHLFPHKTVLGNVIEAPLMVKKMKKEQAVQLGKDLLKKVGLEDKADVYPSKLSGGQKQRVAIARALAMEPDIMLFDEPTSALDPELVGEVLETMKQLAEEGKTMIVVTHEMGFAREVADSIVYMHEGRIVEKGTPDEFFDNPKEERSKEFLMSTTFK
- a CDS encoding pyridoxamine 5'-phosphate oxidase family protein codes for the protein MDQQELREQIVKLIDQNKIGTLATVKNGKPHSRYMTFFNENLTLYTPTDIETHKVEEVDENPNVHILLGYDGEGFGDTYVEIEGKASIEKSEELKQRLWDDNMKMWFDGPHDDNYIILKITPDHIRLMNKKGEPPHTLEV
- a CDS encoding FMN-dependent NADH-azoreductase gives rise to the protein MANILYVKANPKGDEMSFSARVANTFLDAYQTENPGDKVETLDLYNTDLPMIDADVLGGWGKLAAGQELTDAEKAKITRLSQLVDQFLEADKVVFSAPMWNFGFPPLMKAYIDAIAVAGKTFKYTENGPVGLSGDKKVVLIEARGGVYSEGPAQSMEHTESYFRAVMSFLGINDVAVVLAEGMAADPAAADAIFGKSVEKAKEAALSF
- a CDS encoding divergent PAP2 family protein, with amino-acid sequence MIKNRGILTALAGIGIAQGLKIFGHKRLTGKWDWRPMFTTGGMPSSHSAGVSSLATYVAAKNGSSSIETALAVVFGIIVMYDAQGIRRHTGEIAALVNDIDADIELLSGHFPGLGHVKQKEELKELLGHQPEEVFYGALLGVIIGLVSARTESE